From Mercenaria mercenaria strain notata chromosome 17, MADL_Memer_1, whole genome shotgun sequence, the proteins below share one genomic window:
- the LOC123536021 gene encoding uncharacterized protein LOC123536021, with amino-acid sequence MNITASIVPVISGTIQRRQISVLRKDGVKDIIHSVDLADTIPKGSEYSSIELLIGNDFYLDIVLSQRIEIQPGLYLLGSKLGWLLTGRTDENCDETGSEKNMLILTYGNSGTKTQGFQSIDSSIPTKPEFEDLWNIEAIAVVDNKVTSEDKEIMKEFTIENGRYYVTRPWKEGKEVLPVNKELSYGRFKSCVKRSRNKPELLEKYDSVIQEQLRKGIIEEVNDTKGDRIHYIPHHAVMNPQKSTKVRIVYDTSSKCKPEYNSLNECLYRGPVLLHDLCGLLMRFRLHNIAIIADIEKAFLHIGLQESERNVTRFLWLKSCENPTTETENIQEYRFCRVPFGVI; translated from the coding sequence ATGAACATAACTGCAAGTATTGTTCCTGTCATAAGTGGAACTATACAAAGGAGACAAATAAGCGTGTTGAGAAAAGATGGCGTCAAAGACATAATTCACAGTGTAGATTTAGCAGATACTATTCCAAAAGGGAGTGAATATTCAAGTATTGAGTTACTGATAGGCAACGACTTCTATCTTGATATTGTATTGTCACAAAGAATAGAAATTCAGCCTGGATTATACCTGCTTGGATCTAAGTTAGGTTGGTTACTTACAGGAAGAACAGACGAAAATTGTGATGAAACAGGAAGcgaaaaaaatatgttgattttaaCATACGGGAACAGTGGAACTAAAACACAAGGTTTTCAAAGTATTGATAGTTCGATTCCTACGAAACCGGAATTCGAAGACCTTTGGAACATTGAAGCTATAGCTGTTGTGGATAACAAAGTTACATCTGAGGATAAAGAGATCATGAAAGAATTTACAATTGAAAACGGAAGATATTACGTTACTAGGCCTTGGAAGGAAGGGAAAGAAGTGTTGCCAGTGAATAAAGAACTGTCGTATGGGCGATTCAAATCGTGTGTTAAAAGGTCAAGAAATAAACCAGAACTGTTGGAAAAGTATGATTCTGTTATTCAGGAGCAACTAAGGAAAGGAATTATAGAGGAAGTAAATGATACCAAAGGTGATAGGATACACTATATACCACATCATGCAGTGATGAATCCTCAAAAGTCAACAAAAGTACGCATAGTTTACGATACTTCTTCTAAATGTAAACCAGAATACAACAGTTTAAATGAATGCTTGTATCGAGGACCAGTACTGCTCCATGATTTATGTGGACTTTTGATGAGATTTCGCCTACATAATATAGCTATCATAGCAGACATAGAAAAGGCATTCCTTCACATAGGCTTACAAGAAAGTGAACGTAATGTGACTAGATTTCTCTGGTTGAAATCATGTGAAAATCCAACTACTGAGACGGAAAATATACAAGAATATAGATTCTGTCGTGTACCATTCGGCGTGATTTGA
- the LOC123536020 gene encoding uncharacterized protein LOC123536020 — protein MNLRAWLSNNDKVNNSIALQDRAEMKETSVLGHTWNHQLDTFSIKQPNIVNENNGLTKRLILKVIASVFDPLGMISPTLLKVTLLLQDLWKQKLSWDDVIEDEEIKETWSEIRSDVSKISKFSFQRCLSMKHEEHITYTLLCFCDASLKSYATTVYLYQKSSSDVKVDLVFAKSRVAPVKTMSVPRLELMGVLIGVRCLKCVHEQLKLTGN, from the coding sequence ATGAATCTAAGGGCATGGCTATCAAACAATGATAAAGTGAATAATTCAATAGCCTTGCAAGATCGGGCTGAAATGAAAGAAACCAGTGTTCTTGGTCATACTTGGAATCATCAGTTggatacattttcaataaaacaacCTAACATAGTAAATGAAAACAATGGCTTGACAAAGAGATTGATTCTCAAGGTGATTGCATCAGTGTTTGATCCATTAGGAATGATTTCTCCTACACTGCTCAAAGTAACACTATTGTTACAAGATCTTTGGAAACAAAAGCTTTCATGGGATGATGTGAtagaagatgaagaaataaaagaaacatggTCAGAAATAAGGTCAGACGTGAGTAAGATCTCAAAGTTTTCATTCCAAAGATGCTTGTCCATGAAACATGAGGAGCATATTACATACACTTTACTGTGTTTTTGTGACGCATCTCTGAAGTCGTATGCAACTACTGTCTACCTTTATCAGAAGAGTAGTAGCGATGTGAAAGTTGATCTTGTGTTTGCCAAATCACGTGTAGCACCCGTTAAAACGATGTCAGTACCACGGCTAGAATTAATGGGTGTCTTAATAGGTGTGAGGTGTTTGAAATGTGTACATGAGCAATTGAAACTAACTGGAAATTAA
- the LOC128550178 gene encoding uncharacterized protein LOC128550178, whose product MPAFAPLPSSRVQESLLSSKIGLDYFGPLQIKTKDGPRKTWVCLVTCLNQMEIHCRLAPWMGGAYERLVEVVKRSLRKSLGHKLLTLIQLQTLLKEVEATANSRPLVYVNDAINLNITLTPNHFLSLNPKIGIPETTKEDTDSDYSPYKNTSVKLLTIWKKGATCLKRILEDLERRVSDKPS is encoded by the exons ATGCCGGCGTTTGCGCCTTTGCCATCTTCTAGAGTACAGGAGTCACTTCTTTCTTCGAAAATTGGACTTGATTATTTCGGACCACTCCAAATAAAAACAAAGGATGGACCAAGGAAGACATGGGTGTGCCTAGTCACTTGCCTG AATCAAATGGAAATTCATTGTAGATTGGCTCCTTGGATGGGAGGAGCATATGAAAGATTGGTAGAAGTTGTAAAAAGATCGCTTCGTAAATCTTTAGGTCATAAACTGCTCACTTTAATTCAGTTACAAACACTGTTGAAGGAAGTTGAAGCAACAGCAAATTCAAGACCATTGGTGTATGTCAACGATGCCATTAACTTAAACATTACACTTACACCAAATCATTTTCTGAGTTTGAACCCGAAAATTGGTATTCCAGAAACAACCAAAGAAGACACTGATTCTGACTATTCACCGTATAAAAACACAAGTGTTAAACTTCTGACAATATGGAAAAAAGGGGCAACGTGTCTTAAACGAATTCTGGAGGATCTGGAGAGAAGAGTATCTGACAAACCTTCGTGA